The sequence below is a genomic window from Alphaproteobacteria bacterium.
CTAGGGTCTTGGCAATGGTCATGACGTCCGGTTCCTGGGAGTCGATGGGGAAGCCTAGTCTGAGCATCTGAATGATCCTGCCTTGTTCTGTTGGTAAAGCTTCAATCGCTGTATCTAGGCGTAACCGGTAAGCAGGATTGTCGAAATCTGACACTTCGAATGGTTCGGAGGCTCTAGCGGCGGCCTCCTCTACCTCGGGTGACAGCTCGCCACTCTCTTCGTCATATTCGAGGGGCTGGGACCGATTCGCGTCGCGCCAGGCTTTTTTCTGTGCGTCTCGCCGTAGACTTGCCAGCGCGCCATCGAAGCGAACTTCGAAATAGTCTAGCTTATCAACATAGTTGATTCGATCAGCCGCAAGGAGTTCGACGAATAGGTCGGACACTTTGTCTCGTACAACCCCGCGTGTCAGCGATTCCGTCACGCCATCATTGTTTTCCGCCTTGGGCAAGCTACGCAGCACCCGTTCGATCAGAAGTTTATAGAGGCGTTCGAACCACTTGCCATTGTTATCGTAGCGGCTTGCTCGTATGAAATAGACGAGGCATTCGCTGGGGACATAGCCCGGATCAGAACGATTTGTGATTGCTGCCCTGGCGATTAGCTCTTCCTGCGGCAAGGCAGCTAGTTCAATGATGAGCGTCTCTATCTCAGGGGCACGCTGGTAAAGTTCGCCGTTGCGGAGGCGTCTTTTGCGCAACGGGGTTGCTGTAGCCACACCTCTGCTGGGGGCGTCGGCTACCGGCTTTATGCCGACGGTTCCCTCCAATTGGCTCATCGTCTCCCCTTTCCCTATAGCCTTCTCATCCTGACGCCTTTCTGGCGAGATAAAACCGCCGAGCCGGGCGTCAAGCCCCGGAGATGCTCTCTTTAATTGTAACTATCTTTGGGGTGAAATGCAATCTGGTGCTTGAACCATAAAAATCCAGCGGTGAGAGAGGGGCTTTAGCCCGGCGAGCGAGGCTGGCTGGCATGGGCGTTGGGGCCTGACCTCAGTAATGCTTCCGCCAGTTGAGGATGGTCGCCGTGCGTAGTCAGGTCTGTGGAACAAGGCCGCTCAACGTGGCGGTTTCGATTGGACGGTAGATTGTGGCGTCGGTCTTGGCGCCTTTGCCAGGGTCGGCGAACTGCCTATTCTTTCGGCGCCACGCCAACGGGCGGATGGCGCTCGAACGGTGATCGGCCATCCCAGGCTCCATCGAAACAGGAGATTTCTCCTCCAGATGTGAGAAATCTTGAAAGAGACTGCGCTGTTTAATTATTCAATTACATCGCCTTTTTTTGAATTCCCAACCGATAGCACGTCAATGTTGAAAATGCATACTGCATTTTTCTCGCCCCTCATGGCGCGCCGGATTTCGTGAATCAAAAATGCCGCGCTCATGTCTCAGGTTTTCTTGAGGATGTTCTACTTAATTCACAATAATAACCGACAACCGCATTTTTCTCACGCCCGAGAACCGGCAAGGTGGTTGAAAAAATTAAATGGCAGTTCGGTGGAAAGTGTGAAAAATCGTCGTCAGAAACAATTCAGAAATTCCGCATCATGCATTACAGGCGGTAGTTTTCGGCACACAGCATAAATGCATATTAATACCGCCCCCAAGTTAGGCTTCAACATTTTTTTGCTTCAGCCGCCAGCTCTCATACTCGCCTCTCAACATCTTCCTGGGAGGTCATTGCCGATTCGCTCGCCAACATTAATGACGGCTTTCTTGGGTCAGTGCGCTTCCAATTTTGTCGGTCGCAGCGCGTACTTTTATTCCGATTGCAGTCAGCAAGGCGTTTTAGAAAAACATCATAAAAGTTGGACCCTGCTGCCAGAAAGTAGCAATTCCTAACTGAAATTTGTTGGACGGATTTTTGTATTTTTCTGTCTTAAAACACTTGAGGGTGCTTTCCTCTGCACCAAAAGTAAGGTGGCTAATCTCGCTTCTTGAAAGAGAATTTTATGTCTCTTGACGTTAAAAGTAAAGGATGTTATTAAAATCTTAGTGACCGACTAAGATTTCGTATTTATCTACTGATTATAACGAAATCGTCGGCCAGGGGAAATTCCCCTGGACCCCTTTTTCCGCGGAAGGAGAAACTCGTGGGCGGCTTTCAGTTTGCGCACATCAGCACCTTTTCCCTTCGCGGAAATCGGGTGCCCCACAAAAATGTAAAGCGCCCCGTCGCTGATGGCGCACGTTCCGCACGCGACATTATTCTTGAATCGATCCGCGCTCCCGGAAATGCGCCCCACGTCCTAAATCCTCAGCCACCGAATTGTTTATTTATTGGAGCGGACACCTCCACAGGTAACCTTCTCAACGTGTTTGAAAATATCGTTGAAGAGGCGAATGCCAGATTAAAACTGAAGGGGATGCCGAAAATCAGAAAAGACACTCATGTCCTCGAATCGATGGTGTTTTCGCACCCGGCATATACTCAAGCGGCACCGCTTGGCCATATAGGCGAAGAGCGTCCATGTCTCAAAAATCCAGACGATGTTAAGAGTTATTCTTCGTGGCGCGACGACACTGTTGAGTGGGCTCAGAAAAACGCGAGGCTGCGCGGACTGGAGGTGTTAATGATTCTGGAACACACAGATGAGGCGCATCCACACGTACATGTGCTTTCGGTTCCAATGGCAGATCCAAGGCTAAATGCCAAAAATACCCACCCGGGATTTTCCGCAAAGCAAGAGGCGATCCAAAATAATGAGCCCGGAAAAATTCCAAACCAAAAATACCGCGAAGCGATGCTGGGCTGGCAAAAAGACTATTATGAAAATGTCAGCATAAAACACGGCCTGACTAGGTTCGGGCCTCGCCGCCGCCGACTGACACGTCAGGAATGGCGGATGGAGAAGGCCGCCGCTGAACGCACTGCCCGCACACTGAAATTGGCAAGGGAGACGGAAAGAAAGGCAAATGAAATTCTGACCAAGGCAAAGGACGAAGAAGAATTTGTGGCTGAGTATTCAAGAAACGAAAGGTTAAATCTGGATAGTGTGGCCACGACGACAGAATGGCTCAACAAACAGGCATCGAAGGCAAAGAGTGAAGCAGAGAATTACGAGAAACAAGCCCAGGCACTCTTGGAGACACAAAAGGGCAAAGAACTGGCGATGAACGCGTGGATAAGAGACGACTTGTTTTTTGACAAACAGGGTCACCCTAAACTTCGTTCGGAAGCTAAGCAAGATGCGGGTGCCCAACAGCGCCATAAACTCATTCTGGCCCAAGCATCATGGGTCAAGTCTGACTTGAAGACCCTAGACCAGCGCGTCAGTGAGGTCGTGACAGCTAAGGCTGAGCAGGCGGCTAAATTGGCGGCTGCCGAGGCAACTGAGAAAGCCCAGGTTGATGCACAAGTTGCGTTCGCCTATGCCGCCCAGCTTTGGGCGCAGGGGGGACTTCTTAGGCGCAAGAAGAAGGATGAAAGCGGCAAGAATTTTTTCATCTATGGCAATACGGCGCCTGAAGAGGTTGCGAAGATAGAAGCAATGTCTTCTG
It includes:
- a CDS encoding DNA-binding response regulator; the protein is MSQLEGTVGIKPVADAPSRGVATATPLRKRRLRNGELYQRAPEIETLIIELAALPQEELIARAAITNRSDPGYVPSECLVYFIRASRYDNNGKWFERLYKLLIERVLRSLPKAENNDGVTESLTRGVVRDKVSDLFVELLAADRINYVDKLDYFEVRFDGALASLRRDAQKKAWRDANRSQPLEYDEESGELSPEVEEAAARASEPFEVSDFDNPAYRLRLDTAIEALPTEQGRIIQMLRLGFPIDSQEPDVMTIAKTLGRSEKTVRTYRDKAVVTLRAAMTDGEKR